One window of the Streptomyces sp. NBC_00259 genome contains the following:
- a CDS encoding glycoside hydrolase family 18 chitinase, translating into MTTAPPSRSTRFRRRATAGLAALLLPLAALVGLATPAEAAGPTATYTRTSDWGTGFEGRWTVTNAGTTSVSSWTVEWDFPSGTAVTSGWDADITGSGNHWTAKNKSWNGTLAPGASVSFGFNGTGPGAPTGCKLNGVSCDGGPVVPGDNPPSAPGTPTASGITNTALTLNWTAATDDKGIKNYDVFRGSTKIATVTGTSYADSGLTAGTAYTYSVKARDTADQVGATSGSLTVSTTGGGGGGNKVKLGYFTNWGTYDRNYHVKNLVTSGTAAKITHINYAFGNVQNGQCTIGDAEADHNRAYTAAQSVDGVADTWDAGALRGNFNQLRKLKQQFPHIKVLWSFGGWTWSGGFPQAVANPTAFANSCYNLVEDPRWADVFDGIDLDWEYPNSCGLSCDTSGPAAFKNMMQAMRAKFGANNLVTAAITADASSGGKIDATDYAGAAQYIDWYNVMTYDFFGAFDADGPTAPHSALTTYSGIPQQGFTSDEAITKLKSKSVPATKLNLGIGFYGRGWTGVTQAAPGGSATGPAPGTYEPGIEDYKVLKTSCPSTGTIAGTAYAKCGSNWWSYDTPSTIAGKMTYVKNQGLGGAFFWEFSGDTTNGELATAISTGLQ; encoded by the coding sequence TTGACCACTGCACCCCCTAGTCGCAGCACCCGCTTCAGACGCCGCGCGACGGCCGGTCTCGCCGCCCTGCTGCTCCCCCTCGCGGCCCTCGTCGGCCTGGCGACTCCCGCCGAGGCCGCCGGGCCCACCGCGACGTACACCAGAACGTCCGACTGGGGCACCGGCTTCGAGGGCAGGTGGACGGTCACCAACGCCGGAACGACCAGCGTCTCCTCCTGGACCGTCGAGTGGGACTTCCCGTCCGGCACCGCGGTCACCTCCGGCTGGGACGCCGACATCACCGGCTCCGGAAACCACTGGACCGCCAAGAACAAGAGCTGGAACGGCACGCTCGCCCCCGGCGCCTCCGTCTCCTTCGGCTTCAACGGCACCGGCCCCGGCGCCCCCACGGGCTGCAAGCTCAACGGCGTCTCCTGTGACGGCGGCCCGGTCGTCCCCGGCGACAATCCGCCGTCAGCCCCCGGCACCCCGACCGCGAGCGGCATCACCAACACCGCGTTGACCCTGAACTGGACCGCGGCCACCGACGACAAGGGCATCAAGAACTACGACGTCTTCCGCGGCTCCACGAAGATCGCGACGGTCACCGGCACCAGCTACGCCGACTCGGGTCTCACCGCGGGCACCGCGTACACGTACAGCGTCAAGGCCCGTGACACCGCCGACCAGGTCGGCGCGACCAGCGGCTCGCTGACCGTCTCGACCACCGGCGGCGGTGGCGGAGGCAACAAGGTGAAGCTCGGCTACTTCACCAACTGGGGCACCTACGACCGCAACTACCACGTGAAGAACCTCGTGACCTCCGGCACGGCGGCGAAGATCACGCACATCAACTACGCCTTCGGCAACGTACAGAACGGCCAGTGCACCATCGGCGACGCCGAGGCCGACCACAACCGGGCCTACACCGCCGCGCAGAGCGTCGACGGCGTGGCCGACACCTGGGACGCCGGAGCCCTGCGCGGCAACTTCAACCAGCTGCGCAAGCTGAAGCAGCAGTTCCCGCACATCAAGGTCCTGTGGTCCTTCGGCGGCTGGACCTGGTCCGGCGGCTTCCCGCAGGCCGTGGCCAACCCGACCGCGTTCGCCAACTCCTGCTACAACCTGGTCGAGGACCCGCGCTGGGCCGATGTCTTCGACGGCATCGACCTCGACTGGGAGTACCCCAACTCCTGCGGCCTGTCCTGCGACACCAGCGGCCCGGCCGCGTTCAAGAACATGATGCAGGCCATGCGCGCCAAGTTCGGTGCGAACAACCTGGTCACGGCCGCCATCACCGCCGACGCGAGCAGCGGTGGCAAGATCGACGCCACCGACTACGCGGGCGCGGCACAGTACATCGACTGGTACAACGTGATGACGTACGACTTCTTCGGCGCCTTCGACGCGGACGGTCCGACCGCCCCGCACTCCGCGCTCACCACCTACAGCGGCATCCCGCAGCAGGGCTTCACCTCCGACGAGGCGATCACCAAGCTCAAGTCCAAGAGCGTTCCGGCCACCAAGCTCAACCTCGGCATCGGCTTCTACGGCCGCGGCTGGACCGGCGTGACCCAAGCGGCCCCCGGCGGCAGCGCCACCGGACCGGCCCCCGGCACGTACGAGCCGGGCATCGAGGACTACAAGGTCCTCAAGACGTCCTGCCCGTCCACCGGCACCATCGCCGGCACCGCCTATGCCAAGTGCGGCAGCAACTGGTGGAGCTACGACACCCCGTCCACCATCGCCGGAAAGATGACCTACGTGAAGAACCAGGGCCTGGGAGGCGCCTTCTTCTGGGAGTTCAGCGGCGACACCACGAACGGTGAGCTGGCGACAGCGATCAGCACCGGGCTCCAGTAG
- a CDS encoding ABC transporter substrate-binding protein, with the protein MRIPNRPAVAAAVALVSVLSLAACGTGTGGGDPAADASGKVEGSITFQTWNLKASFGDYFNGLIADFEKQHPDVDVKWVDQPAEGYADKLSADGASGTLPDVVNVTPDLVHPLARAGLALDVGKAAGQYEKEYLSGAWKGFELPGVEGVYAFPWYLNTGPTYYNEKLFAQAGLDAGKPPKSYDELFGAALTMAEKTDGRIAMLAGAPKLEDFGRYGVRLMNEEGTSFTFNEAKGVELVQRYKELYDAKALDAQALTSSPEKTLHKFLTGAVAMNPGSAYDLENFRKQAPGLYQNLGITEAVTNTGHNQMYLQGLMVNSQSRQKPAAVQFAHFITNAENQMSFAKQVTIFPSTRGSLDDPYFSKDDGTLGTQVRIASAKSLKNAVNYVPAVYSEQMKAVLDVAVAKALQGKQSPKDALDDAVEECDKLLRQG; encoded by the coding sequence ATGCGCATCCCGAACAGGCCGGCCGTGGCCGCCGCTGTCGCCCTCGTGTCCGTTCTTTCCCTGGCCGCCTGCGGGACCGGCACTGGGGGCGGGGACCCCGCGGCGGACGCCTCTGGCAAGGTCGAAGGATCCATCACCTTCCAGACCTGGAACCTGAAGGCGTCATTCGGGGACTACTTCAACGGCCTCATCGCGGACTTCGAGAAGCAGCACCCCGACGTCGACGTGAAGTGGGTCGACCAGCCCGCCGAGGGCTACGCGGACAAGCTCAGCGCCGACGGCGCGAGTGGGACGCTGCCGGACGTCGTCAACGTCACCCCCGACCTGGTGCACCCACTGGCGCGGGCAGGGCTCGCGCTGGACGTCGGCAAGGCCGCCGGTCAGTACGAGAAGGAGTACCTGTCCGGTGCCTGGAAGGGGTTCGAACTGCCGGGCGTGGAAGGCGTCTACGCCTTCCCGTGGTACCTCAACACCGGTCCGACGTACTACAACGAGAAGCTCTTCGCGCAGGCGGGCCTCGACGCCGGCAAGCCTCCGAAGAGCTACGACGAGCTGTTCGGCGCGGCGCTGACCATGGCCGAGAAGACCGACGGCCGCATCGCGATGCTGGCAGGAGCCCCCAAGCTGGAGGACTTCGGCCGCTACGGTGTGCGGCTGATGAACGAGGAGGGCACCTCGTTCACGTTCAACGAGGCCAAGGGCGTCGAACTGGTCCAGCGCTACAAGGAGTTGTACGACGCCAAGGCGCTCGACGCGCAGGCGCTGACCTCGTCCCCCGAGAAGACCCTGCACAAGTTCCTGACCGGTGCCGTCGCGATGAACCCGGGCAGTGCCTACGACCTGGAGAACTTCAGGAAGCAGGCCCCCGGCCTGTACCAGAACCTCGGCATCACCGAGGCGGTGACCAACACCGGTCACAACCAGATGTATCTGCAGGGCCTGATGGTCAACTCCCAGAGCAGGCAGAAGCCCGCCGCGGTGCAGTTCGCGCACTTCATCACCAACGCGGAGAACCAGATGAGCTTCGCGAAGCAGGTCACCATCTTCCCGAGCACGCGGGGCTCCCTGGACGACCCCTACTTCTCCAAGGACGACGGCACGCTCGGCACACAGGTGCGGATCGCCTCGGCCAAGTCCCTGAAGAACGCGGTGAACTACGTCCCGGCCGTGTACAGCGAGCAGATGAAGGCCGTGCTGGACGTCGCGGTGGCGAAGGCCCTGCAGGGCAAGCAGTCCCCGAAGGACGCCCTGGACGACGCCGTCGAGGAGTGCGACAAGCTGCTGCGGCAGGGCTGA
- a CDS encoding alpha-mannosidase — MHDDRSLIEARLKRVLDERIRPAVHPESVPLDVAVWHAPGEPVPVAEGLAAQHNPISVGEMWGPPWGTSWFRVSGTVPREWAGRTVEAVLDLGFDNRFTGNQSEALVHTPDGTPVKGVNPCNQWVRIGASVAGGEQVLLHLEAASNPMLLPPENSFRPTPLGDRETAGSEPLYRLTRMDLAVFDETVWELVQDLEVLGGLMHELPVDSGRRWELLRAIERALDAIDLQDVNGTAAAARSALAPALASPACASAHRISAVGHAHIDSAWLWPLRETVRKVARTAANMTALLEDAPEFVFAMSQAQQYAWIKEHRPEVYEKVKKAVAEGRFVPVGGMWVESDTNMPGSEALARQFVHGKRFFLQEFGLESEEVWLPDSFGYTAALPQIVKQAGARWFLTQKISWNQQNPFPHHTFQWEGIDGTRVFTHFPPIDTYNAQLSGAELAHVEANFRDKGAATRSLAPTGWGDGGGGTTREMLARAERVRDLEGSARVEWERPRDFFAKAEAEHPNPPVWSGELYLEIHRAVLTSQAKTKQGNRRSEHLLYEAELWAATAAVRAGFPYPYERLDRLWKTVLLHQFHDILPGSSIAWVHREAEKTYAAVTEELRSIVDAAQRALAGDPRASTHVVFNAAPHTRAGVAAGGAAPKAPADGRSVTAADRPGGGFVLDNGLLRVEVDGRGLVVSAYDQAADRETVAPGRAANLLQLHPDFPNMWDAWDVDAFYRNTVTDLVDADEVALTDRRPQAASVRVVRSFGSSRVTQTLTLTAGEKRLDIDTEVDWREREKFLKAAFPLDLHTDRYACETQFGHVHRPTHTNTSWDAAKFEVCAHRFVHLEEPGFGVALVNDSTYGHDVTRDVRTDGTTTTVRLSLLRAPRYPDPGTDQGVHRFRYALVPGAGIGDAVREGYALNLPERRVPGDARVAPLVSIDNDAVVVTAVKLADDASGDVVVRLYESRGARARVRLDASFASGSVIACDLLERPSPDGPALTTTADGATFALRPFQITTLRLKRTAIERSAG, encoded by the coding sequence ATGCACGACGATCGCTCCTTGATCGAGGCCCGTCTGAAGCGGGTCCTGGACGAGCGGATCCGCCCCGCCGTCCACCCCGAGTCCGTTCCGCTGGATGTCGCGGTGTGGCACGCACCGGGTGAACCGGTGCCGGTCGCGGAAGGGCTCGCGGCCCAGCACAATCCGATCTCGGTCGGCGAGATGTGGGGCCCGCCCTGGGGCACCAGCTGGTTCCGCGTGTCGGGCACCGTGCCGCGTGAGTGGGCGGGACGGACCGTCGAGGCCGTCCTCGACCTCGGCTTCGACAACCGGTTCACCGGCAACCAGTCCGAAGCACTCGTCCACACCCCGGACGGGACCCCGGTGAAGGGTGTGAACCCGTGCAACCAGTGGGTGCGGATCGGTGCGTCCGTCGCCGGCGGCGAGCAGGTCCTGCTGCACCTGGAGGCCGCGTCCAACCCGATGCTCCTGCCGCCGGAGAACTCCTTCCGGCCGACGCCGCTCGGCGACCGGGAGACCGCCGGAAGCGAGCCGCTCTACCGGCTGACCCGGATGGACCTCGCCGTGTTCGACGAGACGGTGTGGGAGCTCGTACAGGACCTGGAGGTGCTGGGCGGGCTGATGCACGAACTGCCCGTGGACTCAGGCCGCCGCTGGGAGCTGCTGCGCGCGATCGAGCGCGCCCTGGACGCCATCGACCTGCAGGACGTGAACGGCACGGCGGCCGCCGCCCGATCGGCCCTCGCACCGGCACTCGCCTCTCCCGCGTGCGCCTCCGCGCACCGGATCAGCGCGGTCGGCCACGCCCACATCGACTCCGCCTGGTTGTGGCCCCTGCGGGAGACCGTACGCAAGGTCGCCCGCACCGCCGCCAACATGACCGCGCTGCTGGAGGACGCTCCGGAGTTCGTGTTCGCCATGTCGCAGGCACAGCAGTACGCGTGGATCAAGGAGCACCGGCCCGAGGTCTACGAGAAGGTCAAGAAGGCCGTCGCCGAGGGCCGGTTCGTCCCCGTGGGCGGCATGTGGGTCGAATCCGACACCAATATGCCCGGATCCGAGGCGCTGGCACGGCAGTTCGTGCACGGCAAGCGGTTCTTCCTGCAGGAGTTCGGGCTGGAGAGCGAGGAGGTGTGGCTGCCGGACTCCTTCGGCTACACCGCTGCCCTGCCGCAGATCGTGAAGCAGGCCGGAGCCCGGTGGTTCCTCACACAGAAGATCTCGTGGAACCAGCAGAACCCGTTTCCGCACCACACCTTTCAGTGGGAAGGCATCGACGGCACCCGCGTGTTCACCCACTTCCCGCCGATCGACACCTACAACGCCCAGCTCTCCGGCGCCGAACTCGCCCATGTGGAGGCCAACTTCCGGGACAAGGGAGCCGCGACGCGCTCCCTCGCCCCGACCGGCTGGGGCGACGGCGGAGGCGGGACCACCCGCGAGATGCTCGCGCGCGCCGAGCGCGTACGCGATCTGGAAGGCTCCGCCCGTGTCGAGTGGGAGCGGCCGCGCGACTTCTTCGCCAAGGCCGAGGCGGAGCACCCGAACCCGCCGGTCTGGTCGGGCGAGCTCTACCTGGAGATCCACCGGGCGGTGCTGACCAGCCAGGCGAAGACGAAGCAGGGCAACCGCCGCTCCGAGCACCTGCTGTACGAGGCCGAACTGTGGGCCGCCACGGCCGCGGTACGGGCCGGGTTCCCGTACCCGTACGAGCGGCTGGACCGGCTGTGGAAGACGGTGCTGCTGCACCAGTTCCACGACATCCTGCCCGGCTCATCCATCGCCTGGGTGCACCGTGAGGCCGAGAAGACCTACGCCGCCGTGACCGAGGAGCTCCGGAGCATCGTCGACGCGGCACAGCGGGCGCTCGCCGGGGATCCGCGGGCGTCCACGCATGTGGTCTTCAACGCGGCCCCGCACACGCGCGCCGGAGTCGCGGCCGGCGGAGCGGCACCGAAGGCTCCGGCCGACGGGCGGTCCGTCACCGCGGCCGACCGTCCCGGCGGTGGATTCGTCCTCGACAACGGCCTGCTGCGGGTGGAGGTCGACGGCCGGGGACTCGTCGTCTCCGCGTACGATCAGGCGGCCGACCGCGAGACCGTGGCGCCCGGACGGGCGGCCAACCTGCTCCAGCTCCACCCCGACTTCCCGAACATGTGGGACGCCTGGGACGTCGACGCCTTCTACCGGAACACCGTCACCGACCTGGTGGACGCCGACGAGGTGGCCCTCACCGATCGCCGCCCGCAGGCGGCGTCGGTGCGGGTGGTCCGCTCCTTCGGCTCGTCGCGGGTGACGCAGACGCTGACACTGACGGCCGGTGAGAAGCGGCTGGACATCGACACGGAGGTGGACTGGCGCGAGCGGGAGAAGTTCCTCAAGGCGGCCTTCCCGCTCGATCTCCACACCGACCGGTACGCCTGCGAGACGCAGTTCGGCCACGTCCACCGGCCCACCCACACCAACACGAGCTGGGACGCCGCCAAGTTCGAGGTGTGCGCCCACCGGTTCGTCCACCTGGAGGAGCCGGGCTTCGGTGTCGCCCTCGTCAACGACTCCACGTACGGCCACGACGTCACCCGTGACGTCCGGACCGACGGCACGACCACGACCGTCCGCCTCTCCCTGCTGCGTGCGCCCCGCTATCCCGACCCCGGCACCGACCAGGGCGTCCACCGCTTCCGCTACGCCCTCGTTCCCGGCGCGGGCATCGGCGACGCGGTCCGCGAGGGATACGCGCTGAACCTCCCCGAGCGCAGGGTCCCCGGTGACGCCCGGGTCGCCCCGCTGGTGAGCATCGACAATGATGCCGTCGTCGTCACGGCGGTCAAGCTGGCGGACGACGCGAGCGGCGACGTCGTCGTCAGGCTCTACGAGTCCCGGGGCGCCCGCGCCCGCGTCCGCCTCGACGCGTCTTTCGCGTCCGGATCCGTCATCGCCTGCGACCTGTTGGAACGGCCCTCGCCCGACGGGCCGGCCCTGACGACCACCGCCGACGGCGCCACCTTCGCGCTGCGCCCGTTCCAGATCACCACGCTGCGTCTGAAGCGCACGGCGATCGAGAGGAGCGCGGGATGA
- a CDS encoding glycoside hydrolase family 13 protein, which yields MAAPHTGAWWRDAVIYQVYPRSFADADGDGVGDIAGIRARLGHIRELGADAVWISPWYVSPMADHGYDVADYRDIDPLFGTRADAEALIAEAREAGLRIVVDLVPNHCSDRHPWFRAAVAAGPGSPERELFHFRPGRGEGGELPPNDWPSNFGGPAWSRITEPDGRPGEWYLRMFAAGQPDWNWDHPAVREEFASVLRFWLDRGVAGFRIDVADYLAKAPGLPDRAEYTGESRDPWSDQDAVHEIYRGWRRVLDSYDGERVFVAELWNDDPVRFARYLRPDELHSAFNFPFLQARWDARAMREVIDATIAEHALVGAPTTWVLSNHDTTRHVTRYGRVETGYGFNRAELHGTPVDLELGTRRARAAALLTMALPGCVYIYQGDELGLWEVEDIPMELRQDPAVVGTGGADPGRDGCRVPIPWDGDRAPYGFSPPDADAGPWLPQPADWKAHTVAAQTGDPDSSLELYRRALAVRRAEPALGDGTLTWLPAPGGVLSFTRGQGLVCTVNLSGEPAELPPHTELLLTSGPLDHGLLPPDTTVWLRGAE from the coding sequence ATGGCCGCACCCCACACCGGTGCGTGGTGGCGCGACGCCGTCATCTACCAGGTGTACCCGCGCAGCTTCGCCGATGCCGACGGCGACGGCGTCGGAGACATCGCCGGCATCCGCGCCCGCCTCGGCCACATACGCGAACTCGGCGCCGACGCCGTCTGGATCAGCCCCTGGTACGTCTCACCGATGGCCGACCACGGGTACGACGTGGCCGACTACCGCGACATCGACCCGCTGTTCGGCACCCGTGCGGACGCCGAAGCCCTGATCGCCGAGGCCCGCGAGGCGGGTCTGCGGATCGTCGTCGACCTGGTGCCCAACCACTGCTCCGACCGGCACCCCTGGTTCCGGGCAGCGGTGGCCGCCGGCCCCGGCTCCCCGGAACGGGAGCTCTTCCACTTCCGCCCCGGCCGGGGTGAGGGGGGCGAACTGCCGCCCAACGACTGGCCGTCCAACTTCGGCGGCCCGGCCTGGAGCCGGATCACCGAACCGGACGGGCGACCGGGGGAGTGGTACCTGAGAATGTTCGCCGCCGGCCAGCCCGACTGGAACTGGGACCATCCCGCGGTGCGCGAGGAGTTCGCCTCCGTCCTGCGGTTCTGGCTGGACCGGGGCGTCGCCGGCTTCCGGATCGACGTCGCCGACTACCTCGCCAAGGCGCCGGGGCTCCCCGACAGGGCCGAGTACACGGGTGAGTCCCGCGATCCCTGGTCCGACCAGGACGCCGTCCACGAGATCTACCGCGGCTGGCGCCGCGTGCTCGACTCCTACGACGGCGAACGGGTCTTCGTCGCCGAGCTGTGGAACGACGACCCCGTGCGTTTCGCCCGCTACCTGCGGCCGGACGAGCTCCACTCCGCCTTCAACTTCCCGTTCCTGCAGGCGCGATGGGACGCCCGTGCGATGCGTGAGGTGATCGACGCGACCATCGCCGAGCACGCCCTCGTCGGCGCGCCCACCACCTGGGTGCTGTCCAACCACGACACCACGCGGCACGTCACCCGCTACGGCCGCGTCGAGACCGGCTACGGATTCAACCGGGCCGAGCTGCACGGGACGCCCGTCGACCTGGAGCTCGGCACCCGCCGCGCCCGCGCCGCCGCCCTGCTCACCATGGCCCTCCCGGGCTGTGTCTACATCTATCAGGGAGATGAGCTCGGTCTCTGGGAGGTCGAGGACATCCCGATGGAGCTGCGCCAGGACCCGGCCGTCGTCGGCACGGGCGGCGCCGACCCGGGACGCGACGGCTGCCGCGTGCCGATCCCCTGGGACGGCGACCGCGCCCCGTACGGCTTCAGCCCACCGGACGCCGACGCCGGGCCGTGGCTGCCGCAGCCCGCGGACTGGAAGGCCCACACCGTGGCCGCCCAGACGGGCGACCCCGACTCGTCGCTGGAGCTCTACCGGCGTGCCCTGGCCGTCCGCCGTGCCGAACCGGCCCTGGGTGACGGCACCCTGACCTGGCTGCCCGCACCCGGAGGAGTCCTCTCCTTCACCCGCGGACAGGGCCTCGTCTGCACGGTCAACCTGAGCGGTGAGCCCGCGGAACTCCCGCCCCACACCGAGCTGCTGCTCACCAGCGGCCCCCTGGACCACGGTCTCCTTCCGCCGGACACCACGGTCTGGCTGCGCGGCGCGGAGTGA